The Nicotiana tabacum cultivar K326 chromosome 14, ASM71507v2, whole genome shotgun sequence genome contains a region encoding:
- the LOC142168951 gene encoding F-box protein CPR1-like: MPGVFGSDLIVICNHEGCHYDVWVMNDYGVEAFWTKMFIIYCPDDPGNHVHYRPFAMSFSPPICRSNKGEILFLYRSMFMIYNPKDDSIRQPEVTKFESCFEAEIYVESLVSPSLVADWGHDNHED, from the coding sequence ATGCCGGGAGTTTTTGGAAGTGATCTTATCGTGATTTGTAACCATGAGGGATGTCATTATGATGTGTGGGTTATGAATGATTATGGAGTTGAAGCATTCTGGACAAAGATGTTCATCATTTACTGTCCCGATGATCCTGGGAATCATGTGCATTATCGACCCTTTGCCATGTCATTTTCACCGCCGATTTGCCGGTCAAATAAGggtgaaattttatttttgtatcgGTCAATGTTTATGATATACAATCCAAAGGATGATTCAATCAGACAACCTGAGGTTACTAAATTTGAGAGCTGTTTTGAAGCAGAAATCTATGTTGAAAGCCTTGTTAGTCCCTCGTTGGTTGCTGACTGGGGACACGATAACCATGAAGACTAA
- the LOC107822869 gene encoding F-box/kelch-repeat protein At3g06240-like, with product MRKSQTTWCVGSANGLICLNIGLVCIPFDKTSPNNLCIWNPSIRKSKKLPGSEVTLRRDCNSFSGYGFGFDELHDDYKVVFILNTFSDFPSYDTKIRIYSLKTDSWRTVDNFQDGFMVNSSGIFVKGKLYWTSLASVHELNGYSRCNIMCFDLSNETWGMVEQPNYGEGKWRSQKI from the coding sequence ATGCGCAAATCCCAGACTACTTGGTGTGTGGGTTCTGCCAATGGATTAATTTGTTTGAACATTGGACTAGTGTGTATCCCATTTGATAAGACTTCACCAAATAATTTATGTATTTGGAACCCATCAATTAGGAAGTCCAAGAAGTTGCCTGGCTCAGAAGTTACATTGAGGAGGGATTGTAATAGCTTTTCAGGATATGGTTTTGGATTTGATGAGTTACATGACGATTATAAAGTTGTGTTTATTCTCAATACTTTTAGTGATTTTCCTTCATATGATACTAAGATCAGAATTTACAGCCTAAAGACTGATTCTTGGAGAACAGTGGATAATTTTCAGGATGGCTTTATGGTAAATAGTTCAGGTATATTTGTTAAAGGGAAGCTTTATTGGACCTCACTTGCTAGTGTTCATGAGCTCAATGGCTACAGTAGATGCAACatcatgtgttttgatttatcaaatgAGACATGGGGAATGGTGGAGCAACCTAATTATGGAGAAGGCAAGTGGAGAAGCCAGAAAATTTAA